One region of Vescimonas fastidiosa genomic DNA includes:
- a CDS encoding sugar transferase, giving the protein MACKRAFDILCSFLGLAVLSPVLLVVSVLVAVTSPGGVFFRQERIGKDGRPFRIFKFRSMRKDNAGLKITTGNDSRITPVGRFLRKSKIDELPQLINVLVGDMSFVGPRPEVADYVNLYTPYQRQVLLVRPGITGLASIRFRNENDLLTASDDPNRTYVEQIMPRKIDLDLEYIPHASVFYDIKLIFQTFAVVIKE; this is encoded by the coding sequence ATGGCCTGCAAGCGGGCCTTTGACATCCTATGCTCTTTTTTGGGACTGGCGGTGCTGAGTCCGGTGCTGCTGGTGGTGTCGGTGTTGGTGGCGGTCACCTCTCCCGGCGGGGTATTTTTCCGTCAGGAGCGCATCGGAAAGGACGGAAGGCCCTTCCGTATTTTCAAGTTTCGCTCCATGCGTAAGGATAACGCGGGGCTGAAGATCACCACCGGCAATGACAGCCGCATTACCCCTGTGGGCCGATTTTTGCGCAAGAGTAAGATAGACGAGCTGCCCCAGCTCATCAATGTGCTGGTGGGGGACATGAGCTTCGTGGGTCCCCGGCCGGAGGTGGCGGACTATGTGAACCTGTATACCCCCTACCAGCGGCAGGTGCTGCTGGTGCGCCCGGGCATCACGGGGCTGGCGTCTATCCGTTTCCGCAATGAAAATGATCTGCTCACCGCCAGCGACGATCCCAACCGCACCTATGTCGAGCAGATCATGCCCCGGAAGATCGACCTGGATCTGGAGTATATCCCCCACGCTTCGGTTTTCTATGATATCAAGCTGATTTTCCAAACCTTTGCGGTGGTAATAAAGGAGTAA
- a CDS encoding DegT/DnrJ/EryC1/StrS family aminotransferase has translation MRKIPFSPPDITEEEIQEVCQALRSGWITTGPKTKEFERQVAAFCGTDRAVCLNSATACLEMTLRILGIGPGDEVITSAYTYTASASPVCHVGAKLVLVDTLPGSYEMDPEKLAAAITERTKAVIPVDIAGILADYDTIYSIVESKKGLFTPANDLQKKIGRVAVVADGAHSFGAQRHGKRSGCFADFTTFSFHAVKNLTTAEGGAATWNPALALDDEAIYKQYMLLSLHGQSKDALAKTKPGAWEYDIVAPLYKCNMTDIMAGIGLAQLRRYPGLLEKRYKLVRLYNELLAGCGVEHAPHFREDEVSSCHLYLTRLTGKTMAQRNAIIEKMAEQGVATNVHYKPLPLLTAYKDLGFDIADYPCALAQFENEITLPLYSTLTEEDVRYICQTLKMCLQDG, from the coding sequence ATGCGTAAAATACCATTCAGCCCTCCTGACATTACGGAGGAGGAAATTCAAGAGGTTTGCCAGGCCCTGCGCTCCGGCTGGATCACCACCGGACCCAAGACCAAGGAATTTGAGCGGCAGGTGGCCGCTTTCTGCGGAACAGACCGGGCCGTGTGCCTCAACTCCGCCACCGCCTGCCTGGAGATGACCCTGCGCATCCTGGGCATCGGCCCCGGAGACGAGGTCATCACCTCAGCCTATACCTACACCGCTTCCGCCAGCCCCGTGTGCCATGTGGGAGCCAAGCTGGTGCTGGTGGACACCCTTCCCGGCTCTTACGAGATGGACCCGGAGAAGCTGGCTGCGGCGATCACGGAGCGTACCAAGGCGGTGATCCCCGTGGACATTGCCGGCATCCTGGCAGACTACGACACCATTTATTCTATCGTGGAGAGCAAGAAGGGGCTGTTCACTCCGGCCAATGACCTGCAGAAGAAGATCGGCCGGGTAGCGGTGGTGGCTGACGGGGCCCACAGCTTCGGCGCCCAGCGCCACGGCAAGCGCTCCGGCTGCTTTGCGGACTTTACCACCTTCTCCTTCCACGCAGTGAAGAATCTCACCACCGCCGAGGGCGGAGCCGCCACCTGGAATCCGGCGCTGGCCCTGGATGACGAGGCTATTTATAAGCAGTATATGCTCCTGAGCCTCCACGGCCAGAGCAAGGACGCCCTGGCCAAGACCAAGCCCGGCGCGTGGGAATATGACATCGTGGCGCCGCTTTATAAATGCAACATGACGGACATTATGGCGGGCATCGGCCTTGCCCAGCTCAGGCGCTACCCGGGACTGCTGGAAAAGCGCTATAAGCTGGTGCGGCTTTATAATGAGCTGCTTGCTGGCTGCGGCGTGGAGCATGCACCCCATTTCCGGGAGGACGAGGTTTCCAGCTGCCATTTGTATCTGACCCGGCTTACGGGCAAGACCATGGCCCAGCGCAACGCCATCATTGAGAAAATGGCGGAGCAGGGCGTGGCTACCAATGTACACTATAAGCCCCTGCCGCTGCTGACGGCCTATAAGGACCTGGGCTTTGACATTGCGGACTATCCCTGCGCCCTGGCTCAGTTTGAAAACGAGATTACCCTGCCCCTGTACTCCACCCTCACGGAGGAGGATGTACGGTACATCTGCCAGACGCTGAAGATGTGCCTGCAGGACGGATAA
- a CDS encoding DegT/DnrJ/EryC1/StrS family aminotransferase, translating to MKPLEKRAWLSSPTMHGPELQYMTEAFESNWMSTVGENIGVVESLITQRIGCGYAVALCSGTAALHLAVKLAGVKSGNRVFVSDMTFSATANAIMYEGGEPVFIDADRDTWNMDPAALERAFELYPAVKTVVIANLYGTPGKMTELCEIAHRHGAVVIEDAAESLGATYEGRQTGTFGDIAAISFNGNKIITGSCGGALLTNSKEAAHRARKWSTQAREDAAWYQHEELGYNYRMSNVVAGVVRGQLPYLEEHMAQKRAIYERYREGLRGLPVTMNPYEAAKAEPNFWLSCLLIDEKAMCPQERGDLEARYEGQSGKSCPTEIIEALARYNAEARPIWKPMHLQPFFRDKAFVSAGPGEDVGADIFRRGLCLPSDNKLTADRQERIMEIVRACFA from the coding sequence CTGAAGCCTCTGGAAAAACGGGCCTGGCTTTCTTCGCCTACCATGCACGGCCCGGAGCTGCAATATATGACGGAGGCCTTCGAGAGTAACTGGATGAGCACCGTGGGCGAGAATATAGGCGTGGTAGAGAGTCTGATCACCCAGAGGATCGGCTGCGGCTATGCGGTGGCCCTTTGCTCCGGTACGGCAGCGCTGCACCTGGCGGTGAAGCTGGCGGGAGTGAAGAGCGGCAACAGGGTGTTTGTCAGCGACATGACCTTTTCTGCCACTGCCAACGCCATCATGTACGAGGGTGGAGAGCCGGTATTCATCGATGCCGATAGGGACACCTGGAATATGGACCCGGCGGCCCTGGAAAGAGCCTTTGAACTGTACCCTGCGGTGAAGACTGTGGTCATCGCCAACCTCTACGGCACCCCCGGCAAGATGACGGAGCTGTGTGAGATTGCCCACCGCCACGGCGCAGTGGTCATTGAGGACGCGGCGGAGTCTCTGGGCGCCACCTATGAGGGCCGCCAGACCGGCACCTTCGGCGACATAGCCGCCATCAGCTTCAACGGCAATAAGATCATCACCGGCTCCTGCGGCGGCGCCCTGCTGACCAATAGTAAGGAGGCCGCCCACCGGGCGCGCAAGTGGTCCACCCAGGCAAGGGAGGACGCCGCCTGGTACCAGCACGAGGAGCTGGGCTACAACTACCGCATGAGTAATGTGGTAGCAGGGGTGGTCCGGGGCCAGCTGCCGTATCTGGAGGAGCATATGGCCCAAAAGCGGGCTATTTATGAGCGCTACCGAGAGGGCCTGCGCGGCTTGCCCGTGACCATGAATCCCTACGAAGCGGCCAAGGCGGAGCCGAATTTCTGGCTCTCCTGCCTGCTTATTGACGAGAAAGCCATGTGTCCCCAGGAGCGGGGAGACCTGGAGGCCCGCTATGAAGGTCAAAGCGGCAAAAGCTGCCCCACGGAGATCATCGAGGCCCTGGCGCGGTATAACGCCGAGGCCCGGCCTATCTGGAAGCCCATGCACCTGCAGCCGTTTTTTAGGGACAAGGCATTTGTCTCTGCTGGGCCCGGCGAAGATGTGGGAGCGGATATTTTCCGCAGGGGCCTGTGTCTGCCCAGCGACAATAAGCTCACGGCGGACAGGCAGGAGCGGATTATGGAGATTGTCCGGGCCTGCTTTGCCTGA
- a CDS encoding undecaprenyl-diphosphate phosphatase, giving the protein MSFFSSFLLGLIQGLAEFLPISSSGHLAIAQNLLGMQDAGVVPEFFDVLLHLGTLVAVFVAYWGEIKDMLRELVCGVRDLAHHTTPTPVPPARRLILLIIVATLPLFAVLPVKDKVQGLSSNMLFIGAALIVTGFLLFASDRVPKGRKTESSASVLSALIVGVGQAIATMPGISRSGMTITTGCFVGYERRFAVRFSFLMSIPAILGANILSLKDAIDAGIDLSQVPVYLVGVVTAAVVGYLCIRLLKMIAAKGKFGFFAYYCWAVGLLTLILTLIK; this is encoded by the coding sequence ATGTCATTTTTTTCTTCCTTTTTGCTGGGCCTGATCCAGGGTCTTGCCGAGTTTTTGCCCATTTCCAGCAGCGGACATTTGGCCATTGCCCAGAACCTGCTGGGTATGCAGGATGCCGGTGTGGTGCCGGAGTTTTTCGATGTGCTGCTGCACCTGGGCACCCTGGTGGCCGTATTCGTGGCCTACTGGGGAGAGATCAAGGATATGCTCCGGGAGCTGGTCTGCGGCGTGCGGGACCTTGCCCATCACACCACCCCCACCCCGGTGCCCCCGGCTCGCCGGCTGATTTTGCTGATCATTGTGGCCACCCTGCCCCTGTTCGCGGTGCTGCCTGTGAAGGATAAGGTTCAGGGTCTCAGCAGCAACATGCTCTTTATTGGGGCAGCCCTCATCGTTACGGGCTTCTTGCTCTTTGCCAGTGACCGGGTGCCGAAGGGCCGCAAGACCGAGTCCAGCGCCAGTGTCCTCTCCGCCCTGATCGTGGGTGTGGGCCAGGCCATCGCCACCATGCCCGGTATTTCCCGCTCCGGCATGACCATTACCACCGGTTGCTTTGTGGGCTATGAGCGGCGGTTCGCCGTTCGCTTTTCCTTCCTGATGAGCATTCCCGCCATCCTGGGCGCCAATATCCTGTCCCTGAAGGACGCCATCGATGCAGGCATTGACCTTAGCCAGGTGCCGGTGTACCTGGTGGGCGTCGTCACCGCCGCCGTGGTTGGCTACCTGTGCATTCGCCTGCTGAAAATGATCGCCGCCAAGGGCAAGTTCGGCTTTTTCGCCTACTATTGCTGGGCGGTGGGCCTGCTGACTCTGATCCTGACCCTTATTAAATAA